Proteins from a genomic interval of Helicobacter pylori Shi112:
- a CDS encoding AAA family ATPase produces MAKFNQDLNEVLNRALNLALDLNHALCTTEHVLLVILEHESGAKMIGALERDDYDRLKQILKDYLLQYVPLKSDPAKMPARSFVLLRMLKRMYASGFESVGVEELLILMLDHPDCYASKLMDSFGIARLYSNPALLDLDNHGIPNDTNNEEAPKNTPLKKYAKNLSALAQDNALDPVIGREEEILRVIEILGRRKKNNPLLIGEAGVGKTSIAEALALKIVQKEVPEFLQEYEVYSLDLALMVAGAKYRGDFEKRLKKTLKEIQENGRIILFIDEIHTLLGAGNTNAGSLDAANILKPVLTDGSLKCLGATTFEEYRSVFEKDKAFNRRFSVIKVEEPSKEACYLILKKIAPLYEEHHQVRYDESVFKACVDLTSYYMHDRFLPDKAIELLDEVGSRKKISPKKGKKISVDDVKEALAIKLKIPKMRLSSDKKALLRNLEKSLKNKIFAQAEAINLVSNAIKIQHCGLSAKNKPVGSFLFVGPSGVGKTELAKELALNLNLHFERFDMSEYKEAHSVAKLIGSPSGYVGFEQGGLLVNAIKKHPHCLLLLDEIEKAHSNVYDLLLQVMDNATLSDNLGNQASFKHVILIMTSNVGSKDKDALGFFSAKNTKYDKAVRELLTPELRSRIDAIVPFNTLGLEDFERIVSVELDKLKALALEQDIALKFHKEVLKFIAQKSYQTTLGAREIKKIIHNEIKTPLSNLLLLQSFKKPCKIACLLEKNQLVLKEIKRAQKVKENDF; encoded by the coding sequence ATGGCTAAATTCAATCAAGATCTCAATGAAGTCCTAAACCGAGCTTTAAATTTAGCCCTAGATCTTAACCATGCCCTTTGCACCACAGAGCATGTGCTATTGGTCATTTTAGAGCATGAGAGCGGGGCAAAGATGATTGGCGCTTTAGAAAGAGATGACTATGATAGATTAAAACAAATCCTTAAAGACTATTTGTTGCAATATGTGCCTTTAAAGAGTGATCCAGCCAAAATGCCTGCTAGGAGTTTTGTGCTATTAAGAATGCTTAAAAGAATGTATGCGAGTGGTTTTGAGAGCGTGGGCGTGGAAGAATTGCTTATTTTAATGCTGGATCACCCCGATTGTTACGCTTCAAAACTCATGGATAGTTTTGGCATCGCCCGTTTGTATTCTAATCCTGCTTTATTGGATTTGGATAACCATGGCATTCCTAATGACACCAATAATGAAGAAGCGCCCAAAAACACTCCCCTAAAAAAATACGCTAAGAATTTGAGCGCTTTAGCCCAAGATAACGCTTTAGATCCAGTCATTGGCAGAGAAGAAGAGATTTTAAGAGTGATAGAAATTTTAGGGCGCAGAAAAAAGAATAACCCGCTTTTAATTGGCGAAGCGGGCGTAGGGAAAACCTCCATCGCTGAAGCTTTGGCTTTAAAGATCGTTCAAAAAGAAGTGCCGGAGTTTTTGCAAGAATATGAAGTCTATTCTTTGGATTTAGCTTTAATGGTGGCTGGGGCAAAATACAGAGGGGATTTTGAAAAACGCTTGAAAAAAACGCTCAAAGAAATCCAAGAAAACGGCCGCATCATTTTATTCATTGATGAAATCCACACCCTTTTAGGCGCAGGGAACACTAACGCTGGGAGCTTAGATGCGGCGAATATATTAAAACCGGTCCTAACGGATGGGAGCTTGAAATGTTTAGGAGCGACCACTTTTGAAGAATACCGTAGCGTGTTTGAAAAAGACAAGGCTTTCAACAGGCGTTTTTCAGTCATAAAAGTTGAAGAGCCTTCTAAAGAGGCGTGTTATTTGATCTTAAAAAAGATCGCTCCCCTTTATGAAGAACACCACCAGGTGCGTTATGATGAGAGCGTGTTTAAGGCATGCGTGGATTTAACGAGTTATTACATGCATGATAGATTCTTGCCGGATAAAGCGATTGAATTGCTAGATGAGGTGGGATCGAGGAAAAAAATCAGCCCTAAAAAGGGCAAAAAAATCAGCGTTGATGATGTGAAAGAAGCGCTCGCCATAAAGCTTAAAATCCCTAAAATGCGTTTGAGCAGCGATAAGAAAGCCCTTTTAAGGAATTTAGAAAAATCGCTTAAAAATAAGATTTTCGCCCAAGCAGAAGCGATCAATCTTGTCAGTAATGCGATTAAAATCCAGCATTGCGGGCTTTCTGCAAAAAATAAGCCTGTGGGGAGCTTTTTATTCGTGGGGCCTAGTGGGGTGGGGAAAACAGAGTTGGCTAAAGAATTGGCCTTGAATTTGAATTTGCATTTTGAACGCTTTGACATGAGCGAATACAAAGAAGCCCATAGCGTGGCCAAGCTCATCGGGAGTCCTAGCGGTTATGTGGGGTTTGAGCAAGGGGGGTTATTGGTGAATGCAATTAAAAAACACCCGCATTGCTTGCTGCTTTTAGATGAAATAGAAAAAGCCCACTCTAATGTGTATGATTTGTTGTTGCAAGTGATGGATAACGCCACTTTGAGCGATAATTTAGGCAATCAGGCGAGTTTTAAGCATGTGATTTTGATCATGACTTCAAATGTGGGGAGTAAGGATAAGGATGCGCTAGGGTTTTTTAGCGCTAAAAACACCAAGTATGATAAGGCCGTTAGAGAGCTTTTGACCCCCGAATTACGATCTAGAATTGATGCGATCGTGCCGTTTAACACGCTTGGTTTGGAGGATTTTGAACGCATTGTTTCTGTGGAATTAGACAAATTAAAAGCCCTAGCGCTAGAGCAAGACATAGCCTTAAAATTCCATAAAGAAGTTTTGAAATTCATCGCGCAAAAAAGCTACCAAACGACTTTAGGAGCGAGGGAAATTAAAAAAATCATTCACAATGAGATCAAAACCCCATTAAGCAATCTACTGCTCTTGCAATCGTTTAAAAAACCTTGTAAGATCGCTTGCTTGCTAGAAAAAAACCAATTGGTTTTAAAAGAAATCAAGCGCGCGCAAAAGGTGAAAGAAAATGACTTTTGA
- the panD gene encoding aspartate 1-decarboxylase yields the protein MTFEMLYSKIHRATITDANLNYVGSITIDEDLAKFAKLREGMKVEIVDVNNGERFSTYVILGKKRGEICVNGAAARKVAIGDVVIILAYASMNEDEINAHKPCIVLVDEKNEILEK from the coding sequence ATGACTTTTGAAATGCTTTATAGTAAAATCCATAGGGCTACTATCACAGACGCTAATCTCAATTATGTAGGATCGATCACCATAGATGAGGATTTGGCCAAGTTCGCTAAGCTTAGAGAGGGCATGAAGGTAGAAATCGTGGATGTCAATAACGGCGAACGCTTCAGCACCTATGTGATTTTAGGGAAAAAAAGGGGCGAGATTTGCGTCAATGGCGCAGCAGCCAGAAAGGTGGCCATAGGCGATGTGGTGATCATTTTAGCTTATGCGAGCATGAATGAAGATGAAATCAACGCGCACAAGCCATGCATCGTGCTAGTGGATGAAAAGAATGAAATTTTAGAAAAATAA
- a CDS encoding YbaB/EbfC family nucleoid-associated protein, whose amino-acid sequence MDFSQLGGLLDGMKKEFSQLEEKNKDTIHTSKSGGGMVSVSFNGVGELVDLQIDDSLLEDKEAMQIYLMSALNDGYKAVEENRKNLAFNMLGNFAKL is encoded by the coding sequence ATGGATTTTAGTCAATTGGGCGGGTTATTAGACGGCATGAAAAAAGAGTTTTCTCAACTAGAAGAAAAGAATAAAGACACGATCCACACTTCCAAAAGCGGTGGGGGAATGGTGAGCGTGAGTTTTAATGGGGTGGGGGAGTTAGTGGATTTGCAAATTGATGACAGCCTATTAGAAGATAAAGAAGCGATGCAAATCTATTTGATGAGCGCTTTGAATGACGGGTATAAAGCCGTAGAAGAAAACCGCAAAAATTTAGCCTTTAACATGCTGGGGAATTTTGCTAAATTGTGA
- a CDS encoding PDZ domain-containing protein: MFHKALIILLVFLNGLGAYDFKHCQAFFKKASLQNGGVALKELPKGVYLYYSKTYPKHAKVIKSDPFVGLYLLQSAPSEYFYTLRDLDKDALIRPMASIGDKEAIEARLLSKQQGYDRYAQISQEIQKNGVISNICYQMLGLGVGGNGFIETKFIKHFLNQKEPYYGDIGVRLEEDNKRLVVAQFDPFFPKNPFLKNDEILAINHQKIHSLAEFEWVVSNLKYQSLVKVSIKRNHKIKEVTLKVNKRYGGFLLKDTFLERYGIALDKRFTITKIGSHLPKGLDFLKLGDRILWVNRKNVASNPKALREALSVPKIELLVWREGFEFYIKVR, translated from the coding sequence ATGTTTCACAAAGCCCTTATCATCCTATTGGTTTTTTTGAACGGATTGGGGGCTTATGATTTCAAGCATTGTCAGGCTTTTTTTAAAAAAGCGAGCCTTCAAAATGGGGGCGTGGCTTTAAAAGAATTGCCTAAGGGCGTGTATTTGTATTATTCCAAAACCTACCCCAAACACGCCAAAGTCATCAAATCCGATCCCTTTGTGGGGCTGTATTTGTTGCAAAGCGCGCCAAGCGAGTATTTTTATACCTTAAGGGATTTAGACAAAGACGCCCTTATAAGGCCAATGGCTAGTATAGGGGATAAAGAAGCCATAGAAGCGCGATTGCTCTCAAAGCAACAGGGTTATGACCGCTACGCCCAAATTTCACAAGAGATTCAAAAAAATGGCGTTATCAGCAATATTTGCTATCAAATGTTAGGGCTAGGGGTAGGGGGGAATGGCTTTATAGAAACGAAATTTATCAAGCACTTTTTAAACCAAAAAGAGCCTTATTATGGGGATATTGGGGTGCGTTTAGAAGAAGATAATAAGCGCTTAGTGGTGGCGCAATTTGATCCCTTTTTCCCTAAAAACCCTTTTTTAAAAAACGATGAAATCCTAGCGATCAACCATCAAAAGATCCACTCGTTAGCGGAGTTTGAATGGGTGGTGAGCAATCTTAAATACCAAAGCCTTGTAAAAGTAAGCATCAAACGAAACCATAAAATCAAAGAAGTAACGCTCAAAGTCAATAAGCGTTATGGGGGTTTTTTGCTCAAAGACACTTTTTTAGAGCGCTATGGCATCGCTTTAGACAAGCGTTTCACTATCACTAAAATAGGCAGTCATTTGCCCAAAGGCTTGGATTTTTTAAAGCTTGGGGATAGGATTTTATGGGTGAATCGTAAAAATGTAGCGTCCAACCCGAAGGCTTTAAGAGAAGCGTTAAGCGTGCCTAAAATTGAATTATTGGTATGGCGTGAAGGCTTTGAATTTTACATTAAAGTCCGTTAA
- a CDS encoding P-type conjugative transfer protein TrbL: protein MKNDAYEIILSWFITPLTAILGRFAEFFLYTLHAQLVFNSVVALAFMLFAYRSLKEQNFFSTSALTEALLFVGFFALFNYALKNPMRFYEFFQNAIFIAPNMIAQSLSQSLSNFSNHALSLDFIFNHGFYALSFISDLSHNEMSVWLFLSILQGLFLSVLFAIIILVYLEVHVWCSLGVLFLAFGFFKTWRSVVVACLKKCFALGFYKPFLLLVGFLNVSVTKALIDAHVQEKQDLSLLLVVALFLCCVFIIGVPFFINALFRVQNSFKETYKLATNLSANLSQNALNSLQYITTPPASSSVSASMSGGVSKEKETHSPTFKVETTQLDVKIPNFKQKKVKKDTINTKNEI, encoded by the coding sequence ATGAAAAATGACGCTTATGAGATTATCCTTTCTTGGTTTATCACGCCTCTCACGGCGATTTTAGGGCGTTTCGCTGAATTTTTTCTCTACACCTTGCATGCGCAATTGGTGTTTAATAGCGTGGTCGCTTTGGCGTTCATGCTCTTTGCTTATAGGAGTTTGAAAGAACAGAATTTCTTCAGCACCAGTGCGCTAACAGAAGCGTTATTGTTTGTGGGGTTTTTTGCGCTTTTTAACTACGCTTTAAAAAATCCCATGCGTTTTTATGAATTTTTCCAAAACGCTATTTTTATTGCGCCTAACATGATCGCGCAAAGCCTCTCTCAAAGCTTGAGCAACTTTTCTAACCACGCGCTTTCTTTAGATTTTATCTTTAATCATGGTTTTTATGCCCTTAGTTTTATCAGCGATTTGAGCCATAATGAAATGTCTGTGTGGCTTTTTTTAAGCATTTTGCAAGGGCTTTTTTTGAGCGTGCTGTTTGCGATCATCATTTTAGTGTATTTAGAAGTGCATGTGTGGTGCTCTTTAGGGGTGCTGTTTTTAGCGTTTGGGTTTTTTAAAACATGGAGGAGCGTTGTGGTTGCATGCCTAAAAAAATGCTTCGCTCTTGGGTTTTACAAGCCTTTTTTGTTGTTGGTGGGGTTTTTGAACGTGTCGGTTACTAAGGCTTTAATAGACGCTCATGTGCAAGAAAAACAAGACTTAAGCCTTTTATTGGTGGTGGCGTTATTTTTGTGTTGCGTTTTTATCATAGGCGTGCCTTTTTTCATCAACGCTTTGTTTAGGGTGCAAAACAGCTTTAAAGAAACTTACAAACTCGCTACCAATTTGAGCGCCAACCTCAGCCAAAACGCCCTTAATTCCTTACAATATATCACGACCCCACCCGCTTCTTCTAGCGTTTCTGCTTCTATGAGCGGAGGCGTCTCTAAAGAAAAAGAAACGCATTCCCCCACATTCAAGGTAGAAACCACTCAATTAGATGTAAAAATCCCAAATTTCAAGCAAAAAAAGGTTAAAAAGGATACAATAAATACAAAAAATGAAATTTAA
- a CDS encoding type IV secretion system protein, translated as MKEKPFNSEQLAFLEELLSHQEKHLENKLSGFSVSDLDMQSVFRLERNRLKIAYKLLGLMSFIALILAIVLISVLPLQKTEHHFVDFLNQDKHYAIIQRADKSISSNEALARSLIGAYVLNRESINRIDDKSRYELVRLQSSSKVWQRFEDLIKTQNSIYAQSHLEREVHIVNIAIYQQDNNPIASVSIAAKLMNENKLVYEKRYKIALSYLFDTPDFDYASMPKNPTGFKITRYSITEIAPTNRGD; from the coding sequence ATGAAAGAAAAGCCTTTCAATAGCGAGCAGTTGGCTTTTTTAGAAGAGCTTTTAAGCCACCAAGAAAAGCATTTAGAAAACAAGCTTTCTGGTTTTTCGGTGAGTGATTTGGACATGCAAAGCGTGTTCAGATTAGAGAGGAACCGCTTGAAAATCGCTTATAAACTCTTAGGTTTGATGAGTTTTATCGCTCTTATCTTGGCGATCGTGTTAATCAGTGTTTTACCCCTACAAAAAACCGAACACCATTTCGTGGATTTTTTAAACCAGGACAAGCATTACGCCATTATCCAAAGAGCGGATAAAAGCATTTCCAGTAATGAAGCGTTGGCTCGTTCGCTCATTGGGGCGTATGTGTTAAACAGGGAGAGCATTAATCGCATTGACGATAAATCGCGCTATGAATTGGTGCGCTTGCAAAGCAGTTCTAAAGTGTGGCAACGCTTTGAAGATTTGATTAAAACCCAAAACAGCATTTATGCGCAAAGCCATCTGGAAAGAGAAGTCCATATCGTCAATATTGCGATCTATCAGCAAGACAATAACCCCATTGCGAGCGTTTCTATTGCAGCTAAACTCATGAATGAAAACAAACTGGTGTATGAAAAGCGTTATAAAATCGCGCTGAGTTATTTGTTTGACACCCCGGATTTTGATTACGCTTCCATGCCCAAAAACCCTACCGGTTTTAAAATCACTCGCTACAGCATCACTGAAATTGCGCCGACTAATAGGGGCGATTGA
- a CDS encoding TrbG/VirB9 family P-type conjugative transfer protein codes for MRKVLYALVGFLLAFSALKADDFLEEANETAPANLNHPMQDLNAIQGSFFDKNRSKMSNTLNIDYFQGQTYKIRLRYAMATLLFFSKPISDFVLGDKVGFDAKILESNDRILLIKPLQIGVDSNVSVIDNEGKIFSFYVFSTTFTSSKHPNLQVFIEDKNYYSNAFMKPQNKENTLENTPTNNSKPLKEETKEEETITIGDSTNAMKIVKKDIQKGYRALKSSQRKWYCLGICSKKSKLSLMPEEIFNDKQFTYFKFDKKLALSKFPVIYKVVDGYDNPVNTRIVGDYIIAEDVSAKWTLRLGKDYLCIRFIKKGKDE; via the coding sequence ATGCGTAAGGTTTTATACGCTCTTGTGGGCTTTTTGTTGGCTTTTAGCGCTTTAAAAGCCGATGATTTTTTAGAAGAAGCTAACGAAACAGCCCCGGCGAATTTAAACCACCCCATGCAAGATTTAAACGCCATTCAAGGGAGCTTTTTTGACAAGAACCGCTCAAAAATGTCCAACACTTTGAACATTGATTACTTTCAAGGGCAAACCTATAAAATCCGCTTGCGTTATGCGATGGCGACCTTATTGTTTTTTTCAAAACCCATTAGCGATTTTGTTTTAGGGGATAAGGTGGGCTTTGATGCGAAAATCTTAGAAAGTAACGATCGCATTTTGCTCATCAAACCCCTACAAATTGGCGTGGATTCTAATGTCAGCGTGATTGATAATGAGGGTAAGATTTTTTCTTTCTATGTGTTTTCTACCACTTTCACTAGCTCCAAACACCCTAATTTACAGGTTTTCATAGAAGATAAAAACTATTATTCCAACGCTTTTATGAAGCCACAAAACAAAGAAAATACCCTTGAAAATACCCCCACAAACAACAGCAAACCCTTAAAAGAAGAAACCAAAGAAGAAGAGACTATAACGATTGGCGATAGCACTAATGCGATGAAAATCGTTAAAAAAGACATTCAAAAAGGCTATAGGGCTTTAAAAAGCTCTCAAAGGAAATGGTATTGTTTGGGGATTTGTTCTAAAAAATCCAAACTCTCTTTGATGCCTGAAGAAATTTTTAACGACAAGCAATTCACTTATTTCAAATTTGACAAAAAATTAGCGCTCTCTAAATTCCCGGTGATTTATAAAGTCGTTGATGGCTATGATAACCCGGTGAATACTAGGATTGTGGGCGATTACATTATCGCTGAAGATGTCTCGGCTAAATGGACTTTAAGGCTGGGTAAGGACTATTTGTGTATCCGTTTTATCAAAAAGGGTAAAGATGAATAA
- a CDS encoding DNA type IV secretion system protein ComB10: MNKWLKGALVFVGGFATIITISLIYHQKPKAPLNNQPNLLNDDEVKYPLQDYTFTQNPQPTNTESSKDATIKALQEQLKAALKALNSKEMNSSKEETFNSPPIDLKTNTTPPKKDFSLKQLDLLASRITPFKQSPKNYEENLIFPMDNPKGIDGFTNLKEKDIATNENKLLRTITADKMIPAFLITPISSQIAGKVIAQVESDIFAHMGKAVLIPKGSKVIGYYSNNNKMGEYRLDIVWSRIITPHGINIMLTNAKGADIKGYNGLVGELIERNFQRYGVPLLLSTLTNGLLIGITSALNNRGNKEYATNFFGDYLLLQLMRQSGMGINQVVNQILRDKSKIAPIVVIREGSRVFISPNTDIFFPIPKENEVIAEFLK, encoded by the coding sequence ATGAATAAGTGGCTTAAGGGGGCGCTTGTTTTTGTAGGGGGTTTTGCAACGATCATAACAATTTCTTTAATCTATCATCAAAAGCCAAAAGCCCCCCTAAATAACCAACCCAACCTTTTGAATGACGATGAGGTGAAATACCCCTTACAAGACTACACCTTCACTCAAAACCCACAGCCAACTAACACAGAAAGCTCCAAAGACGCTACCATTAAAGCCTTACAAGAACAGCTAAAAGCCGCTTTAAAAGCCCTAAACTCCAAAGAAATGAACTCTTCTAAAGAAGAAACTTTTAATAGCCCTCCCATAGATTTAAAAACAAACACAACCCCCCCTAAAAAAGACTTTTCTCTAAAGCAATTAGATTTACTAGCCTCTCGCATCACCCCTTTCAAACAAAGCCCTAAAAATTACGAAGAAAACCTGATTTTCCCCATGGATAACCCTAAAGGGATCGATGGTTTTACCAACCTTAAAGAAAAAGACATCGCTACCAATGAAAACAAGCTTTTACGCACCATTACAGCCGATAAAATGATACCCGCCTTTTTGATCACGCCTATTTCTAGCCAGATCGCTGGTAAAGTCATCGCACAAGTGGAGAGCGATATTTTTGCTCACATGGGCAAGGCCGTCTTAATCCCCAAAGGCTCTAAAGTCATAGGCTATTACAGCAACAATAACAAAATGGGCGAATACCGCTTGGATATTGTATGGAGCCGCATCATCACCCCCCATGGCATCAATATCATGCTCACTAACGCTAAAGGGGCGGACATTAAAGGCTATAACGGCTTAGTGGGGGAATTGATTGAAAGGAATTTCCAGCGCTATGGCGTGCCGTTACTGCTTTCTACGCTCACTAACGGCTTATTGATTGGGATCACTTCGGCTTTAAACAACAGAGGCAATAAAGAATATGCGACTAATTTCTTTGGGGATTACCTTTTATTGCAATTGATGAGGCAAAGTGGCATGGGGATCAATCAAGTGGTCAATCAAATTTTAAGAGACAAGAGCAAAATCGCTCCTATTGTGGTGATTAGAGAAGGGAGTAGGGTCTTCATTTCGCCCAATACTGACATTTTCTTTCCTATACCAAAAGAGAATGAAGTCATCGCTGAGTTTTTGAAGTAA